The nucleotide sequence CAGCTGCAGGCCACCACCGATGTCACCGCCCGTATTGCGGCCGCAACCGAGGGCCTGCAGGGCGAAGCGTTTGCCCGCGCACGCAATGCCGAGCAGTCCCGGATTGAAGCCGAGTGTGTCGGCGACGAGGCTGGGACACGGCGCTGTGACGTGGTCACCCTCTATGGCGGCGGCCAGTACCAGCTGTATCGCTATCGACGTCACGCCGACGTCCGGTTGGTGTTCAGTCCGGAGACGGCGATCGGCTTCTTCGGCGGCGACCCGGACAATTTCAGCTTTCCCCGCTTTAGCTTCGACGCCGCCCTGCTGCGGGTCTATGAAGATGATCGTCCGGTGGCGACGCCGCAGTATTTCCGTCTCAACACAGAGGGCGCGGCCGCCGGCGAGCTGACCCTGGTCAGCGGCCATCCAGGGCGAACCCAGCGCCTGCTGACGGCGTCGCAACTGCGCCGCGAGCGCGACCTTGATGTGTTGCAACGGCTTTTGCACCTCGCCGAACTGCGCGGGGTGCTGTTGCAGTACAGCCGGCTGGGACCGGAGGCTGCGCGGGTGGCGGCCACCGACCTCATGCAGGTCGAGAATGCCTACAAGGTGCTGGATGGCCGCCTGCGGGCACTGCACGACCCGCTGTTCTTCGATCATCGTGCCGTTCAGGCCCGCGCGTTGCGTACCGCGCTGGCCGATGACCCGAAGGCCCTGGCCGCCCTGACGGCAGCCGAGCAGGGCATCGCCGAAGCGCAGACCGCCTACCGGGCGCTGTATACGCCCTACCAGTTGATCGAGCGTGGGCGCGGTTTCGAAAGCGAGCTGTTCCGGCACGCCCGCACCCTGGTCCGGGCGGCGGCGGAACGCGAGAAGCCCAATGACCGGCGTCTGCGTGGCTACACCGAGGGCGAGTTGCCGCGTCTGCGGCAGCAGGTGTTGGGGGGCGCGCCGATCACGGCGGACTATGAACGGGCGCGACTGGCGTGGTCGCTGACCAAGCTGCGCGAGCGCCTGGGGCCCGACGATGCCTTTGTCCGGCTGGTCCTGGGCAAGGCCGACCCGGCGACCGTAGCCGATCGTCTGGTGGCAGGCTCGGCGCTGGCCGACGCCACGGTGCGCCGGGCCTTGTGGGAGGGCGGTGCCGAGGCGGTGGCGGCCTCCGAAGACCCCTTCATCCAGCTGGCCCGGGCGGTCGATCCGCTGGCGCGGCAGCTTCGTCAGCGCTACGAGCACGAGGTGGAGGCGGTCGAAGCGCGCCACGGTCGGACTCTCGCCGGGCTGCGGTTCCGGGCCTATGGGACGTCGGTCTACCCGGATGCGACGTTCACGCTGCGCCTGTCCTATGGCGAGGTCCGCGGCTGGCGTGAGGGCGACGCCGAGATCGCGCCCTTCACCACGGTCATGGGTCTGTTCGAGCGTGCCACCGGCAGCCCGCCGTTTGCCCTGACACCGCCCTGGAAGGCGGCGCAGGCGCAACTTGATCCGCAGCTGCCGTTCAATTTTGTCACCACCAACGACATCATCGGCGGCAATTCCGGCAGCCCGGTCCTCAATCGTCGTGGTGAACTGGTGGGCGTTGCCTTTGACGGCAATCGCCATTCGCTGGGGGGCGCCTACGGCTACGACCCCCTTCGCAATCGCTGCGTCGCGGTGCACAGCGCCGCCATCGTCGGCGCCCTCGGTGCCGTTTATGGTGCCGACGCGCTGGTGGCCGAACTCAATCCGTTACCGGTGCCCGCCGAAACACGCTGAGCCGATTGCCGATCGGGCTGACGGTGTCGCCGAGCACGCCTTTCTCGGTGATCAGGATCTCGTCGCTGCTGAACAGCGGCGGCTGGCCGCGCCGGGCCTGTGACGGAAACCGCAGGGTCAGCGGCGGCAGCGCGGCTTGGGTGTCGCCATTGGGCGCAAACAGGCGCAGACCGCCAAGGCCGAAGTCCGGCACCAGCAGGTAGGGGCCGTCGGCCGATGGCAGCAGGCTGAAGTCATCGGGCACGCCGATGAAGCTGGCGACGGTTTCGATCGGGCCGGGGCCTTCGGCGGTCCACGTCAGGCGGCGGACGCGCGCAATGTCGGGCAGCCCGCTCTCGCTGAAATAGAACTGGTCGCCGTCGGCCTGCAGGCCGTTGGGGGCGAGCATGCCACCCTCGAGCCATACCGAGACATCGGTCGCCTGCAACGGGCTGCCGGGGGCGAGCGCGACCCGCAGGATCTTGGGGTCCGGCAACGCAGTGGTCGCGACCGGCCCATTGATGATGTAGAGCGCGTCGTCGGGCCCCACCGCCATGCCGTTGGGCGCGGCGATCCCCAGTGGCGTGATGGCGGCCAGCTGCGCCACGGCGGTCAGCGGTGCCGCATAGAGCTGTCCGTCGAAACAGGCGGCATAGAGCGTCTCGGCACGAATCGCCAGTCCGGTGAAATTGCAGCCACTGGCCGATAGCGGTGTGGCAATCAAGCCCGATTCGGCACGGGCGACTTCGTATACATTCTCGCCGCCACTGACGAACAGCCGGCCGTCGTCGCTGAACAGCAGGTTCTCGGCGTCGGGAATGCGCAGCAGTGTCTCGAGGCGGCCACAGCCGGTGTCGACGCAGAGATCCTGCGGCTCGGGCAGGGCGGTGTCGGTGTGGCTGTCACCCCCGCTGCAGGCGGCCAACATCGCCAGCAGGAGAACGCTGGTAATCCGGTCCCGCAGCGTCATGCCGTGGGCACCTCGATCGCCACCGCCACCGCTTCGCCGCCACCGATGCACAAGGTGGCGACGCCACGGCCGCCGCCCCGTGCCCTCAGGGCGCCGATCAGTGTGGTCAGGATGCGGGCGCCGGAGGCGCCAATCGGATGGCCGAGCGCACAGGCGCCGCCATTGACGTTGACGCGATCATGGGAAAGGCCGTGCTCCTGCATGGCGGCCATGGTCACCACCGCAAAGGCTTCATTGATCTCCCACAGGTCGACATCGGCCACGGCCCAGCCGATTTTTGCCAGCAACTTGCGGATGGCATCCACCGGCGCCACGGTGAACTCGCCGGGGAGGCGGGCGTGGCTGCTGTGGGCGACGATCCGTGCCAGCGGGGTGGCGCCCGCCCGATCGGCTGCTGCGGCCGACATCAGCACCAGAGCTGCAGCGCCATCATTGATCGAACTGGCGTTGGCGGCGGTGATGGTGCCGTCCTTGCGGAACGCCGGCTTGAGACTGGGGATCTTGTCAGGCATGGCCTTGAACGGGCCTTCATCCCGGCGCACGGTGTCGGTACCTTTGCGACCGTGCACGTCGACCGGGGTCATCTCGAAGTCGAAGCTGCCATCTTCATTGGCGCGTCGGGCGCGGGCCAGGGATTCGATGGCGAAGGCATCCTGTTGCGCGCGGGTGTATCCATAGCGGTCGACCGCGGTCTCGGCGAACACCCCCATCGGTGTGCGCGTCTGGTAGGCGTCTTCCAGTCCGTCGACCGCCATGTGGTCGAGCACCTCGCCATGACCGTACTTGAGGCCGGCTCGCATGCGGATCAGGTGGGGGGCATTGGTCATGCTTTCCATGCCGCCCGCCACCAGCGTCGATACGCTGCCGGCGCGGATCATGTCAGCCCCCAGCATCACCGCCTTCAGCCCCGAGCCACACATCTTGTTGATGGTCAGCGCGGTGACATGGTCCGGCAGTCCGGCCTTGCGGCTGGCCTGTCGTGCCGGCGCCTGGCCCTGTCCGGCGCCGAGCACATTGCCCATGATCACGTCTTCGACCTGCTCCGGCGCAATGCCGGCACGCGCCACCGCAGCCTTGATCGCGACCGCGCCGAGATCACTGGCGCTGAGGGTCGAAAAAGCGCCTTGCAGCGCGCCCATCGGGGTTCGCGCCAGGCCGGTGATAACGACGTCGTCGGCAGTGCTCACAGTGTTCTCCAGCAGCAATTGGGCGGGCAAGTATCGCCGATGCCGGGGCCGGCGACCCACCAGAAAGACGGGGAAACCCGGTAACCTGCCCTGCCGTCCAGCCCGCATCCGGCATGACCGTCTTCGACCATCCCGATTTTGATCGCCATGAGCAGGTCGTGTTTCACCATGACCCGTCCAGCGGCCTGCGCGCCCTCATCGCCATCCACAGCACGCGCCTCGGCCCCAGTCTCGGCGGTTGCCGGATGTTTCCCTACGTCGACGAGGCAGCCGCGCTGACCGATGTCTTGCGCTTGTCGCGGGGGATGAGCTTCAAAGCCGCGCTGGCGGGTCTGCCGCAGGGGGGCGGCAAGAGCGTCATCCTCGGTGATCCGCGTCGCGACAAGTCGCCGGCATTGCTGCGGGCCATGGGACGTGGCATCGAGCGTCTCGGCGGTGCCTATGTGGTGGCAGAGGACTCCGGCACCAACGTGGCTGATATCGAGGTGATGTCCGGGGTTACCCGCCACGTCAGTGGCCTCACCGATGCCCAAACCCGTGCCACCGGCCGCACCGGCGACCCGTCGCCGGCAACCGCCTACGGCACCCTGGTGGCGATCCGTACCGCCGTGCGCTTCGCCTTCGGTCGGGATGACCTCGAGGGGGTGCGGGTGGCGATCCAGGGTGTCGGCAATGTCGGCTACCGTCTGGCCGCGCT is from Flagellatimonas centrodinii and encodes:
- a CDS encoding S46 family peptidase — its product is MVRRYGGLGLLLLPVLSLAAEGMWTLDALPRDALKSEYDFVPDAAFVDHVRAASVRLASGCSGGFVSPDGLVLTNAHCVVDCVQSLSTADRDLAASGWVARQRSEELRCPAMAVNQLQATTDVTARIAAATEGLQGEAFARARNAEQSRIEAECVGDEAGTRRCDVVTLYGGGQYQLYRYRRHADVRLVFSPETAIGFFGGDPDNFSFPRFSFDAALLRVYEDDRPVATPQYFRLNTEGAAAGELTLVSGHPGRTQRLLTASQLRRERDLDVLQRLLHLAELRGVLLQYSRLGPEAARVAATDLMQVENAYKVLDGRLRALHDPLFFDHRAVQARALRTALADDPKALAALTAAEQGIAEAQTAYRALYTPYQLIERGRGFESELFRHARTLVRAAAEREKPNDRRLRGYTEGELPRLRQQVLGGAPITADYERARLAWSLTKLRERLGPDDAFVRLVLGKADPATVADRLVAGSALADATVRRALWEGGAEAVAASEDPFIQLARAVDPLARQLRQRYEHEVEAVEARHGRTLAGLRFRAYGTSVYPDATFTLRLSYGEVRGWREGDAEIAPFTTVMGLFERATGSPPFALTPPWKAAQAQLDPQLPFNFVTTNDIIGGNSGSPVLNRRGELVGVAFDGNRHSLGGAYGYDPLRNRCVAVHSAAIVGALGAVYGADALVAELNPLPVPAETR
- a CDS encoding acetyl-CoA C-acyltransferase — protein: MSTADDVVITGLARTPMGALQGAFSTLSASDLGAVAIKAAVARAGIAPEQVEDVIMGNVLGAGQGQAPARQASRKAGLPDHVTALTINKMCGSGLKAVMLGADMIRAGSVSTLVAGGMESMTNAPHLIRMRAGLKYGHGEVLDHMAVDGLEDAYQTRTPMGVFAETAVDRYGYTRAQQDAFAIESLARARRANEDGSFDFEMTPVDVHGRKGTDTVRRDEGPFKAMPDKIPSLKPAFRKDGTITAANASSINDGAAALVLMSAAAADRAGATPLARIVAHSSHARLPGEFTVAPVDAIRKLLAKIGWAVADVDLWEINEAFAVVTMAAMQEHGLSHDRVNVNGGACALGHPIGASGARILTTLIGALRARGGGRGVATLCIGGGEAVAVAIEVPTA
- a CDS encoding Leu/Phe/Val dehydrogenase, which encodes MTVFDHPDFDRHEQVVFHHDPSSGLRALIAIHSTRLGPSLGGCRMFPYVDEAAALTDVLRLSRGMSFKAALAGLPQGGGKSVILGDPRRDKSPALLRAMGRGIERLGGAYVVAEDSGTNVADIEVMSGVTRHVSGLTDAQTRATGRTGDPSPATAYGTLVAIRTAVRFAFGRDDLEGVRVAIQGVGNVGYRLAALLHAEGARLWVADTHSPAVDRCVRAFGAVAVPVSAIHAQAVEVFAPCALGGVVNDHTLPQLQARVVAGAANNQLARPEHDSLLQARGILYAPDYVVNAGGIIDIHHQRTGYDAAAVRAHLDRIGDTLSDIFTRAAVRGRATGAVADALAEAVFRP